The genomic DNA tcagcccaaaagaccgtttacctaacccaaggttcataaagcttatatatttttaaaaagttacgtacgtgacgcgcacatacggtcaagttatcgaatgtttagcagccaaggctgcatactcacggtacctgatattcagctgggaatgactacaacagtaaataaacacaagacatatatatactctattagccacaacaaaaccaggcttatatttaatatgccacaaattaatcctgcatagtaacacctgcgtgtttgttatgctagctcctagctcctctgctagctcctagctccatagaacacgccaatacaattcaaacacctgatcaacacacacaatcactcagcccaaaagaccgttcacctaacccaaggttcataaagcttatatattttaaaaaagttacgtacgtgacgcgcacgtacggtacggtacgtgttatgctagctcctctgctagctcctagctccatagaacacgccaatacaattcaaacacatgatcaacacacacaatcactcagcccaaaagaccgttcacctaacccaaggttcataaagcttatatatttttaaaaagttacgtacatacgcaaaaaaaagccaaagctgcatactcacagtagcacgtctgcgtctttgtcatccaaatcaaagtaatcctggtaagagtctgtgttgtcccagttctctacaggcgtctgtgtatccaagtcaaaagtcctcctggttagagtctctgttatccgagttcttccatcttgactgcatctttcgggaatgtaaacaaagaagcgccggctgtgtactgttgtggctgactacgttagaaaaatacgtccatttcgcaccgacaactttcttctttgcttgctcggcttccttctccataatgcaatgaacatgattgaaacagatttacaaacacagatgtccagaatactgtggaattatgaaatgaaaacagagctttttcgtattggcttcaatgtggaaggcatacccgtgttcgccggtctacgtcacgcgcatacgtcatcctcagaggcgcttcgaaccggaagtttagcggcaaatttaaaatgtcactttataagttaacccggccgtattggcatgtgttataatgttaagatttcatcattgatatataaactatcagactgcgtggtcggtagtagtgggtttcagtaggcctttaattaattaGTTTCCTTCCTCATCATTAACAGCAACTgcaactactactaatcatggcagactttatgAGTGCCTtcgacgactactttgggacaaatgatgatccagaaccttataattttgagcctgaatatacggaggatgagctacagGTTTTAGAAGCTGATTTCTAAGCAGATCCACCGAGTAGCACTATTTCTAAATGCTAAACACGACACACAAACTACGAACACAAtaaataatcacttactgtacaatgtctgcttttaCTGGGATGACGATTAATGTGATGTTTATAGATTCCCctttagatgaagaattcatcataatcccCAAGAAGGTATTGGGAAAAAAATGGTtgcaaacgagcgtcttttcggGTCTTTCTTGCAATCTGCGGGagtaaattggatgtcaaagttgaccaacttatcggtttatggccacatccttttactatccaggtgagaggcgtgatttataatctaaaattaactttcaccaactcaaaggcgatgcagcagctcaccggctcagtatgtcaaaagctgcataagctagttaactctctgtgatcacggcgccgctaaaagtagttcctcttcttttgcgttagtgcttataataacgatATCGCTAATACTgtacttggtcaatattcaggtcacgacaggtACATATAGTATTGTTGACACTTTGTGGATGTTTttatagttttcttttttttaatggcgCGTAATAGATGACTCtcattagcttcattgttagccacctcgtattgCCATATATTACAAAGTAAAATGCATAAAAAGTTTGTTTCACATAAAAAATGTGAATCAtagacaaaatgtaaaaaacaatacCATTACCGTAACTATGTGAGTTCCAGTGCTAACAttagtcacattttaacatcaatttaatgctaggttagcctatttGTTGAAAATAGGCTTACCTAAGCTCCTGTCCCCCCCTCTGTAGCTGACTGACGCATAGTTGACAGCTCAATGCTTTATTTTAGGATGTGTGGTGAAGCCTGTTTTATATTTTTCCACACTGTAAAAGTTTGTCTAGCTAGGAGTAATAGTGTGCGAcatggaaaaaaatgtatatctcGTAATAGGtcatttttagggctgtcaaatataACAAGTTAttgcatgtgattaatcacacaatttattttggttGCACCTGCTCCTTTATCTTAACCACAGTTAAAGACCTGAAAACAGTCACAGGTTGTTacacagtcagtgatcaggtcaatacaTATggtagtgcaaagatgagtgaggagactgacGGGTGTTAGATTttgcttcaaaatacaccccAATGCTTTTGAGGCAGCGGTAACCAAGAAAGCTACCGGaagagacaagtggtagaaaatggatggatggatataaattataatatatttttcttgaaattatatatatatatatatatatatatatatatatatatatgaaaagaaGGCTGATTTTGCTtatgttttcattttatttataaagcttatttttatatacaaaatagacaagacaataaaaaaaaaactaaatgccataaaacatacatacattttaaaatacatttccaGAAAATCTTCTTTTGTGCCGCTAGATGGCAGTAACACCGGGTCGAAAACGGATGCCACTGCCATAAAGCAACAAAAAACCCCGCCCTTGTTTCGTCTGAATTGAAAGCATTACGACGTGTAGCCATGACGTCACGGGCCTAGCCAGGGGTTTTTAATCAGAGTAAAGCTCATGTGAGCATCGCCGTGGGAAAAAAAATCTGCTGGAAGTGACAAAAAAGTACATAAAAATGAGGATCGTAGTGGAAGCTGATCGAACGCTTTTTATCAGGAACTTGGATGCATGGGTGACAGAGGAGCTTTTATTCGAACTGTTCTTGCAGGTGATGTTGTCTTTCGTCTAGCATAGCACGGCAGTAGCAAGTGCTAACTCTTAGCAACACTGGACAGCGTAAATAAACGCACTCAAACGTAACAGTAGAATTATTCTCCAATCATGCACATAACATTGAGTGGCAACATGTGTATTTGTGTAATCTAACGAGCGGTATACATGCATAACACATGCGTACAGCCTTTAACCAGCTTCTCTCCGCAGGCAGGACCTCTGATCAGAACAAAGATCCCTAAAGACAAGCAGAATGGCAAGCAGAAGACTTTCGGTTTCGCTGTGTACGAACACGAAGTGTCGGTGCCCTACGGCATGCAGCTGCTTAACGGCTCGTCGTTGTTGGGAACACCCACACATTTGCAGTTCCGCTCAGGTAAGGCTTACAAACTACAGAATGTGTTGTAGATGTGACGTCTGTAGGCTGCTCTTTTGGGCCATTAAACACATCaccttgttttttttccaattgcaTGTACACGTTTGTTGAATTCTGTAACAGTGTGAACGTATTAGGACAGTAGGCAGGTGCGACTTATTAGGATGATAACTAAGGAGCAGGACTTTCTCTCTCAGCTGTGCCTTGAACGCATCACAATGGCAGACCACGGCAGTATGCAACTCTTCTCCACTCACTGACAGTACAGGATCCATTAGCGTTCTACTAGCAGCCTTATGCCCCgtttaaggttatccagggtaaatcccacctaaccttatccgtgtccacacacaacaacgccaccgtttaagaccccctacgTCCGCCGGCGCATTGCGACcaaatacgcatgcgcggaaaacgcGCACGTcatatcaatcatcaatcaatcaatgtttatttgtatagccctaaatcaaaagtgtctcaaagggctgcacaagccacaacgacatcctcgtttcagagcccacataagggcaaggaaaaactcacaacccagtgggatgtcaatatgaatgactatgagaaactttggagaggaccgcagatgtgggtgacccccccccaccccaccatctaggggagaccggatgcaatggacgtcgagtgggtctaacataatattgtgaaagtccagtccatagtggatctaacataatagtggggccagcaggagaccatcccgagcggagacgggtcagcagcgcagagatgttcctaaccgatgcacaggcgagcggtccaccccgggtccggaccctggacagccagcacttcatccatggccaccggacctgtgcccccccttccacaaaggagagggggtcaaaaaagaaaagaaacggcagatcaactggtctaaaaagggggtctatttaaaggctagaggattcttaataggactagttgttaaagaTCCCTAAATATTCAGCACAACAATTAAATGGGGTTGGAGATGTCCTCTTGGGTGGGGTGGAGTTTGGCAATAATCATgtggtgccaccagtacaacacatattcagttgtgtatacaaatgagttttaagatgggacttaaatgcttctactgaggtagcatctctaactgttaccgggagggcattgcatagtactggagcccgaatagaaaatgctctatagcccgcagacttttttggggctctgggaatcactaatgagcaggagttctttgaacgcagatttcttgccgggacatatggtacaatacaatcggcaagataggatggagctagaccgtgtagtattttatacgtaagtggtAAAAGCTTAAAATCACATCTtaaatgcacaggaagccagtgcaggtgagccagtataggcgtattatgatcaaactttcttgttcttgtcaaaagtttaGCAGCCGTCATAGTCacttccagtgttgctttgtgtgcaagttcttaaatgtactttatctgaacaatatccagtgttgtggtatttcaattaactagaatccagtgtgctgtggggccctattgtagtgaatcacacccgagccatcataaattaatcaaatctttattagacacgtaaacaatgtgataaagaacattttacatcaatcaatctagggatctagatatctggtcaggacactcctcactctttagccttcaccttcattgtccattcgttttttggtgactttatatactctggacctaaacgttgagtctgcgacatacatggcggacaataactgatacagtctgctttgccagtccaaaagaattcgccgttttccgtcttcactcgacggccaggtaatacaaagaacACGCTACcttctaccttttttatcacatccactggagcccgcattctcgttgactctccttcgacaaagtttttcagtaagtagaatgacagctgacctggacattggaaagttctcttgccgtctgagaagtgttgtatccgatatagctgcaatcactttctcttaaggtattcatgtgtgatttccacaagcgtctgtacatgtagaagaaggagaaacacgggcatgtctggatgactcgcctccatatttccagtggttagctctgagTTACAAAACTGCTTTataatgaagctggctgtggcgcgttctttctgacgtcacgtcCTGTGTGTGGcacagtctttctggcgtcacttcctctccgaactcagtttgtaaacgatcgatgagtccatacaaagctaagtgccggagatgcaagaaatacacggcacacttacccgtgtaaaaatttgtccgaggagggggaccttaaaatggtttagtgtggctgaaaaggtacttaggctaaataattattcgtttaaggggttaaacgacttagtgtagacatagtctAAGctagtagggctgcacgattttgagaaaaaacgtaATCGCGATTTTTCTCTGCAAAATTGCGATTCGATTTGCGATTTTCTAATTGTATTCATAAAAATGCATTATTAAACTGCggaaaataacgagtgaaggaagacatgttacttttagactgtaaaCATTATTTTAAGGTGCCACAGAACAATTTACAATAATTTACTTTCATAAATATTTGGCTTTCTGCAGACAGACGCAGGGCTtttgtctacaccaggggtgtcaaactcattttagctcaggggccgcatggaagaaATTCTGTGCATACGCGGGCAGGACTATTAAGTTGTTTCGTGTCGATGCTGCAGATGTGAGAGCCTATGTATTGTGCACTGTATTGTATTGTGTAAAACTAATATATGACATGGGCTCATAatatgcaactcaagatatttcaagccttcttttgatatacttttaatgaTTACGGCTTACAGCCTATAAAAAACCtataaaaagtttcccaaaattGTGAATTTTCAAAAACTGTACACATTGATCATCAAAAGTTTAACAAATATAAGCTTGACATATTTAACTTTGTATGCAATGAGTTTATATAACATATTAGTTTTGCATTTGAACTTGAATTGCAATAAAATCCATAGTGTTTACACactattccattttttttttttttacctgtagaGTATTTTGACATTTCATTTGATCCGTAATTAACCACCTTGTACTTCAACTCAGGGTTCATAACCTttctgacctcggggcccaacttttccactactatATTAACTCTGAAGTCGTACGTTTACTCTTGATTTCAATTGCATTcaataatatgtgtgtatatacactatattgccaaaagtatttggccacccatccaaatgatcagaatcaggtgtcctaatcacttggcctggccacaagtgtataaaatcaagcacttaggcatggagacctttttacaaacatttgtgaaagcatGGGCCgcgctcaggagctcagtgatttccagcgtggaactgtcataggatgccatctgtgcaacaaatccagtcgtgaaatgtcctcgctcctaaatattccaaagtcaattgtctgctttattataagaaaatggaagagtttgggaacaacagcaactcagccacaaagtaataggccatgtaaactgacagagaggggtcaacggatgctgaagcgcatagtgcaaagaggtcaccgactttctgcacagtcagttgctacagagctccaaacttcatgtgaccttccaattaggaATTagtaatgggatggcacttcaagttcatatgtgagtcaaagcaggtggccaaatacttttggcaatatagtgtatgtgtgtgtgcgtttctTAAATCTTTCAATAAAAATTAAAGTGCTAATTAAAGGAGAGCTTCCCCAGTTTAGTCATGTTTGCTCTTAAGGAACTTCTCTGACTTCAGCTCCCGACTtctggcggtatagctcggttggtagagcggccgtgccagcaacttgagagttgcaggttcgatccccgcttccgccatcctagtcactgccgttgtgtccttgggcaagacactttacccacctgctcccagtgccacccacactggtttgaatgtaacttagatattgggtttcactatgtaaagcgctttgagtcacttgagaaaaagcgctatataaatgtaattcacttcactaattcacttttgtttgatattgtctttACTGCAACAAGTGTTGgagaagtgtattacaactgagtaccacagcTGATAAAACAGGGCGCTTGCGGCCCAACAGTGGGCCAGGGCCCCTtacggttaagaaacactgctttaaCTTTACAGGTGAGTGTAGTAATGTGATACATGGTGAATCATAAAGGTCATTACTGCTACCTAGTGTAAATTGGTGGTACAGCGTTTATTCAGGTGGATAATGAAAACAGGTGTGGCCTCTATTTGAGGAAATAGTGATACAAGTATGGATCTGCAATAGAATATGAAGTACAGGATGATCGTAGTTATTAATACAATTCTATATATTTTTGTCCCTTCTCAGGTAGCAGTCATAGCAATAGTACGGGAAATTCAAGTCCGACAAGTACCCCAAATCCCCACGGCATGAGGTGAGACCATCTTTTTATAGGGTCCCAGTCCCACCTTTTGTGTGTGTCCAAGGTAAAAAGTTGTATTTGCTCTTCCAGGATGCCACCCCAGTTCACCTTTCCAGTCTCCATGCAAAGGTCCTTTTTGTGTCATGATAATCTGCAGATGCATGCCATGGTAACGCCCCCTTTGTCCCATATATGGTATTTTTAAACAATTCTAATGTAATGGAAGTGTCTTAGCCAAAATCTAACCTTGATGCTGGAATTGACAGATTAAAAGTGCTTTAAGTAAGCCCTGTCTCTATAGCTTTATTGCCAATGAGCTGTGTCTGACATGGTGTGTGGCTCAAAGAAGTGTTGCGCACTTTatccatgtatttacatgtacactGTAACTCTGCTGCGCTTGTCCAACATAATACATGCTTTATATCACAACGCAAGCAcacaattttctttttttatgcattctaactcataaatgttagcaagagtcagctaacaatagagcTAATGTGATTCGATCTAGTgcacctataaagcgctctaaaaacctccaccgctttatgtacatgctgtaaggatatagtaatatttataatatataatatttacatattttgctcattctaAGCATAGCGGCATATTAAtttcagacgcatcacaacgtgtGCTGTTTCTTTCCTCATCATTAACAACAACTGCAACtactaccagtgtttcccacacattcatgaaagaattacgtccgccacattaACAACAACTGCAACtactaccagtgtttcccacacattcatgaaagaattacgtccgccacaaataatttatttatttatttttatttttttgtcctctccagcttctcaggcaaatcatatagttgatgtagatgcccatatcggctgttcagatttactttacaaaagagaagtgtaggatacttctcttgttgccttatttgtattagactttattaaatgtatttatattagaaacacaacatgtgtatataacacaaggtgcaaagtctgcaggcagtaggaaacacatggttaagtgtagggattaaaactgatggcagtctaaagttcaagatttttggagctctatgttcagtggatcagatgtttgatgaagctctgtgcctatctaccaccactactgttttctgtttatttgttacgggacggcgtggcgaggttggtagagtggccgtgccagcaatcggagtgttgctggttactggggttcaatccccaccttctaccttcctagtcacgtccgttgtgtccttgggcaagacacttcacccttgctcctgatggctgctggttagcgccttgcatggcagctcccgccatcagtgtgtgaatgtgtgtgtgaatggatgaatgtggaaatactgtcaaagcgctttgagtaccttgaaggtagaaaagcgctatacaagtataacccatttatcatttatttagttactgactgtggcaggacacctctgcctctgtttcactttatgttgctggtagtaggctaaagttaaattatttagtatgcactaattaaaggggcagagctttatgagacattttagcttttatattttataagatatattttttgtaagaaccacaattaataaatatatttcagtgaataacttattgttcaaatctgtatataaatatgtacataaagtgttgtaattatattgtaaaatggatggatggatggacgtttaaaacaaaactgttattattaattagtaagtatacattttttgagcctttttagagaaaatcatatcattgtagtaaattatgcaaattgctcgatgatgtcatagtgaccacgcccatagccacgcccccaccgccacaggtatcttggcagtttatgggaaacactgactactaatcatggcagactttgagTGCCAtcgacgactactttgggacaaatgatgatccagaaccttataattTTGAGCCTGACTatacggaggatgagctacagGTTTTAGAAACAGATCCATCAAGTAGCACTATTTCTAAATGCTAAACACGACACAAACTACGAACACAAtaaataatcacttactgtacaatgtctgctttcactgggaTGACGATTAATGTGATGTTTATAGATTCCCCTTTGGATgaagaattcatcataatcccCAAGAAGGTATTGGGGGAAGAAATGGtcgcaaacgagcgtcttttcggGTCTTTCTTGCAATCTGCGGGagtaaattggatgtcaaagttgaccaacttatcGGTTTATGGCCATATCTTTTTACTATCCTGGTGAGAGGCGTGATTTGTAATctaaaattaactttcaccaactcaaaggcgatgcagcagctcaccggctcagtatgtcaatagctgcataagctagttaactctctgtgatcacggcgccgctaaaagtagttcctcttctTCTgctttagtgcttataataacgatATCGCTAATACTGTACTTGGTTAAAATTCAGGTCACTGCAGGTACATATAGTATTGTTGACACTTTGTGGATGTTTttatagttttctttttttttaatggcgcAATAGATGACTCtcattagctttgttgttagccacctcgtacttgccatttATTACAAAGTAGAATGCATAAAAAGTGTTTGTTTCACATAATTAtagacaaaatgtaaaaaacaatacCATTAACCCAACTATGTGAGCTCCAGTGCTAACAttagtcacattttaacagcaacttaatgctaggttagcctatttgctgaaaaacaaaatgatcaaacCTACAGCTCCTGTCCCCCCTCTGTAGCTGACTGACGCATAGTTGACAGAGCTCAATGCTTAATTTTAGGATGTGTGGTGAAGCCTGTTTTATATTTTTCCACACTGTAAAAGtttgtcttctttctttctttaatccTCTTGGCCCCCTTGGGAGCATAGGGCGTCTACCATGGATCTCCACCTCACTCTCTTCTGTGCGAGGGTCTTCGCTTCTTGCCAGGAGATCCCAATCTTGGCCAGTTCATCAAGAGTGGACCGCCTCCAGTTGAGTTTTGGTCTCCCTGGCTTCCTCTTGCCATGCCTGGATTCTCGGATCCTTACTAAGTGTATGGCCGATCCATCCCCACTTTCTGCTTTTGATTTTATTTAGAATTTGCTCTTGGTTCATGCgtctccacaggtctacatttgatatcttgttgggccaccaaatcctcagtatgtacctgagacagttgttaataaacacttgtagtttatgCATGATTGATTTGTTGGTTTTCCAGGTTTCACAGCCataaagaaggacagattttacaTTTGTATTGAAGATTCTGATTTTGGTGTTTCTGGAGAGCTGGGAAGAGAGCCATACAGGTCGGAGAGTTCCAAAGGCATGTCTTGCTTTGCTGATGCGCAGCTCGACATCTTTA from Entelurus aequoreus isolate RoL-2023_Sb linkage group LG10, RoL_Eaeq_v1.1, whole genome shotgun sequence includes the following:
- the LOC133658440 gene encoding uncharacterized protein LOC133658440 isoform X2, which encodes MGIEAEAERTLFIRNLDARAGPLIKTKIPKDMDGKQKTFGFAVYKDEASVPYALQLFNGSSLFGRTIYVHFRSGSSPSNSTGNLSPTSTPNPHGVRIPPQFTTPASMQRSFSAPDNLQKRAMAGPLIRTKIPKDKQNGKQKTFGFAVYEHEVSVPYGMQLLNGSSLLGTPTHLQFRSGSSHSNSTGNSSPTSTPNPHGMRMPPQFTFPVSMQRSFLCHDNLQMHAMGVYHGSPPHSLLCEGLRFLPGDPNLGQFIKSGPPPVEFWSPWLPLAMPGFSDPY
- the LOC133658440 gene encoding splicing factor 3B subunit 4-like isoform X1, giving the protein MGIEAEAERTLFIRNLDARVTEELLFELFLQAGPLIKTKIPKDMDGKQKTFGFAVYKDEASVPYALQLFNGSSLFGRTIYVHFRSGSSPSNSTGNLSPTSTPNPHGVRIPPQFTTPASMQRSFSAPDNLQKRAMAGPLIRTKIPKDKQNGKQKTFGFAVYEHEVSVPYGMQLLNGSSLLGTPTHLQFRSGSSHSNSTGNSSPTSTPNPHGMRMPPQFTFPVSMQRSFLCHDNLQMHAMGVYHGSPPHSLLCEGLRFLPGDPNLGQFIKSGPPPVEFWSPWLPLAMPGFSDPY